The Burkholderia cepacia genomic interval AGGCCTGAGCCTGTTCCCACCGAATCATGAAACCGATCGAACTCTCGTTTGAATTCTTCCCGCCGAAGACGGCGGAAGGCGTCGAGAAGCTGCGCGCCACGCGTGCGCAACTGATGCCGCTGAAGCCGAAATTCGTCTCCGTGACGTTCGGCGCCGGCGGCTCGACGCAGCAGGGCACGCTCGATACCGTGCTCGACATGCAGAAGGACGGCCTCGAAGCCGCGCCGCACCTGTCGTGCATCGGCTCGTCGCGCGACAGCCTGCGCGCGATCCTCGACCAGTACCGCTCGTACGGCATCCGGCACATCGTCGCGCTGCGCGGCGACCTGCCGTCCGGGATGGGCGCGGTCGGCGAGCTGCGCTATGCGTCCGAGCTCGTCAGCTTCATCCGCGCCGAGCATGGCGACTGGTTCCACATCGAGGTCGCCGGCTACCCGGAGTACCACCCGCAATCGCGCTCGCCGAAGGCCGATCTCGAGAATTTCGCGCGCAAGGTGAAAGCCGGCGCGAATTCGGCGATCACGCAGTACTTCTTCAACGCCGACGCGTATTTCCGCTTCGTCGACGATGCGCGCAAGCTGGGCGTGGACGTGCCGATCGTGCCGGGCATCATGCCGATCACGAACTTCTCGCAGCTGATGCGCTTCTCCGAGATGTGCGGCGCCGAAGTGCCGCGCTGGGTGGCGCGCCGGCTCGAGAGTTTCGGCGACGATCGCGAGTCGATCCGCGCGTTCGGCGCGGACGTCGTCACGGGCCTGTGCCAGCGTCTGGTCGACGCGGGCGTGCCCGGGCTGCATTTCTATACGCTGAACACGGCGGCCGCGACGCGGACGATCTGCGAACGGCTCGACGTGTAAGCGCCGCGCGGCTGCGCAGACTGCGACGAAGCCCTGCCGGCGTTGCCGGCGGGGCTTCGTCGTTTGGGGATACGGGCGACCGGCAGCGGGCGACCGGCAGCGGGCGCCGGGCGACCGGCCACAGCCTACGGGCGGCGGGCTATCGGCGCGCCGCCGCGCGCATCACCCCCGCGCCTGCATCAGCGGCGGGCGGCGGTCGAACCACGGCCGCGCCTGTTCGAGCTGCCGGGCGAGCCTGAGCAGCAGCGCGTCGTCGGTGTGGCGCGCGGCGAACTGCACGCCGATCGGCAGCCCGCGCGCGTTCCAGTAGAGCGGCACCGACATCGCCGGCTGGCCGGTCAGGTTGAACAGCTCGGTGCAGCCGGCCCACGTGAACGCCTTTTCCGACGACTTCGCGAGCATTTCCTTCAGCAGCGGCTTCACCGGCAGCGCGGCGAGCACCTTCATCTGCGCCGATTCGAACGGCGTCGGCTGCAATTCGCCGATCTTCACCGGCGGCCCCGCGAGCGACGCGCACAAAATCGCGTCGTAGCGCGACACGAGGCCGGCGACCTGCACGGTGAGCTGGCGCTGCCATTCGAGCACGTCCGGCAGGCGGGTGCGCGCGAGGCGCCGGCCGACCACGGCCATCGCCCACGTCGCCGCTTCGAATTCGCCGCGCTTCGGCGTGCGGCCGGTCAGCGCGCGTGCGCCGAGCACCATCTCCTCGGCGATCGTCGCCCACAGCGTGAGGAAGGTTTCGGCCGCGCGCGCGTAGTCGATGTGCAGCGTCGCCGGCTCGACGTGGTGGCCGAGCGATTCGAGCAGCGCGGCCGCGTCGTCGAGCGCCGCGCGGGTGTCGTCGGCGAGCGCCGGCGCGAGCATCGGGTCGAGCACGAGGCCGATCCGCAGCGGGCCGGGCGGCGTGTCGAGCTCGCCGAGGAACGTGCCGGGCGCGCCGGCCGGCAAGGTCTGGCCGGTCGTCACGTCGAGCAGCAGCGCGCTGTCGCGCACGCTGCGCGTGACCGCATGCTGGACGACCAGCTCGCCGTTCGACGGCAGGTCGACGAGGACCGGATTGCGGCTCGGCTTCAGGCCGAACAGCCCGCAGCACGACGCCGGAATGCGGATCGAGCCGCCGCCGTCGGACGCATGCGCGAGCGGCACGATGCCGGCCGCGACGGCCGCGGCCGCGCCGCCGCTCGAGCCGCCGGGCGTGTGGTCGAGATTCCACGGATTGCGGCATGCGCCGAACAGTTCGGGTTCCGTGTACGGCATCTGGCCGATTTCCGACGTGTTGGTCTTGCCGAACACGTTGAGGCCGGCCGCGCGGCTGCGCGCGATCACCGGCGAATCGTCGTCAGGCACGAAATACCGGTAGTGCCGGCTGCCCATCGACAGCGGCAGCCCGGCCACCGCCGCGCCGAGATCCTTGACCAGATACGGCACGCCGGCGAACGGGCCGCCGGATTCGCACAGCGCGGCGGCGCGCTCGCGCGCGGTGTCATAATCCTGCAGCACGATCGCGTTGATCGCGCTGTTGACCGCTTCGGCCTGGCCGATCGCGGCGTCGAGCAGTTCGCGCGGGCTCGCCTTGCGTTCGCGTACCAGTGCGGCGAGGCCGATCGCGTCGTGCGCGAGATAGTCCGAGTGCATCGCAGTCACCCCCGTTGTGACGTATGGCGATGGAAGCCGGCGGGGCGGGCGGGCCGCACCGCCGTGCCGCTTACAGTTGTTCGGCGAGGAAGGTCAGCGTGCGGCCGTGCGCGAGCGCTGCTGCGCGCTGGTTGTACGACGCGCGATCCGTGCAGTTGAAGCCGTGCTCGGCGCCCGGATACACGTGGAACGACGCATGGCCGTGGCCGGCGAACGCGGCCTTCACCTGGTCGACGGCCGTGAGCGGGATGCCGTGGTCGTTTTCAGCGTAGTGGAACAGGATCGGCTGCGTGACCTGGCCGGCGAGGTCGAGCGCGTTCTGGATGCCGCCGCCGTAGTAGGCCACGGCCGTGTCGATCTTGCCGGCCGCGGCCGCGCGGTACGCAAGCTGGCCGCCGAAGCAGTAGCCGATCGCGGCGACCTTGCCGTCGGTTTCGGGCCGCGTGCGCAGCAGGTCGGCGGCCGCGCCGATGTCCGCGACCGCGAGGCCCACGTCGGTCTTTTTCATCAGCTCGATGCCCTTGTCGCGATCCGCGCCTTCATAGGTCAGCTCGACGCGCGGCTGCGTGCGCCAGAACACGTCCGGCGCGAGCGCGACGAAGCCGTCCGACGCGTACTGGTCGGCGACCGCGCGGATGTGCGAGTTCACGCCGAAGATCTCCTGGATGATGATGACGGCAGGGCCGGTGCCGCGCCTGGGCAGCGCGAGATAGCCGCCGAAGCTGTCGTTACCGGTCGGGATGTCGATCCATTGGGCAGTCACGTCGTACTCCTGGCAAGCGAGGCCGCGCCGCGCGCGCCTCTCGGAATTGAAAAAAGGGACGGTCTAGTGTGCCACCGATCGGCGAGAAGCGGTGGCCGTGCGCGCCGTTCGCTTCTCGCGCAGCGATCGTTTCGATCTCGATTATTCATTTTTCGGTGGTGCGGCGCTTCGGTAGAGTCGAACGCATCGACCCATTACAACGCGCTTTCGCGCGCCACCGAAGGATCCGCTCATGTCAGCCCGCTCCCTGTCCACGCCCTTTTCCGAACGCTTCGGCCTGCGCCTGCCGCTCGTGCAGGCGCCGATGGTCGGCGCGACCACGGCCGAGATGGTCGCCGCCGCATCGAATGCCGGCGCGCTCGGCAGTCTCGGCGCCGCCGCGTTCGCGCCCGAGCGCCTCGCGGCCGAAGTCGACGCCATCCGCGCGGCGACCGCCCGCCCGTTCGCGGTCAACCTGTTCGTGCTGCCGGACGCGGCGCCCGACGCGGCGACCGTCGCGCGCGCGCTGGCCGCGATCGACCCGCTGAACGCGGCGCTCGGATTGCCGCCGGGCACCGCGCCCGCGCGCTACGCGCCGGATTTCCGTGCGCAACTCGATGCGCTGGTGGCGCTGCGCGTGCCCGTTGCAAGCTTCACGTTCGGCGTGCTCGACGCGGCCGACGTCGCGCGCCTGAAGGCCGCCGGCACCTACGTGATCGGCACGGCGACGCACGTGGCCGAGGGGCTCGCATGGCAGGCGGCCGGCGCCGACGCGTTGTCCGCGCAGGGCGCCGAGGCGGGCGGCCATCGCGGCACGTTCATCGGTTCCGCCGACGACGCGCTGATCGGCACGTTCGCGCTCGTGCCGCAACTGGTCGACGCGACGGGCCTGCCCGTGCTCGCCGCGGGCGGCATCATGGACGGCCGCGGGATCGCGGCCGCGCTTGCGCTCGGCGCACAGGGCGCGCAGCTCGGCACCGCGTTCCTCACCTGTGCGGAAAGCGCGATCGCGGCGGACTGGAAGGCGCGCCTGCTCGCGAGCACCGATACGTCGACGCAGGTCACGCGCGCGATCACCGGCCGCCACGCGCGCGGGCTGCGCAATACGCTGATGGCGCGGCTCGGCGAACGCGTGGCCGACGTCGCGCCGTACCCGGTGCAGAACGCGCTGACGCAGCCGTTGCGCCAGGCCGCCGCGCGCGCGAACGACGGCGACTACCTGTCGCTGTGGGCCGGGCAGGGCGCGCCGCTCGCACGGCGGCGCGGCGATGCGCTGACGACGTCGCAGCTCGTTGCGGCGCTCGATGCCGAATGGCGTGCGGCGGCGCGCTGAGCGCGCGTCCCGCGTCGCGATCCAATGCCTAAAATGATGATTGGGAATGTTGCGCGAGCGCCTTGTAAAAGCCTTTCAATAAGGTGTCAGAACTAGCGGAAACCCTTATCCGGCGGGCGTTGCGGCGAGGCGCGAGGGTGGCCTGATACATGCTTGCATCGGTAGTGTTACCACTACCCCAAAAAAGTCCCACAAATTAATTTGATCACCTACACTTGCGCGCAAGTACGGGCGGGCGGCTGCTAAAAGCGGCGGTCTTCACGTGCTTGAGGCCAAGTGCATGAACGATGCATCCGGCGAATCGTCCAGTGATTGCAAACACAGGGATGGCAGCGGGGCACCGGGCGATGGCGTTTATTGGGACCGAACTGGAGACTTACATGAATATCAAGATGCAAAAGCTGTTGCCGATCACCGCCGCAGCGATGCTGTGCGCTGCAGCTGCAAGCAACGCGTCAGCCGATCAAGTCGTCAAGATCGGCCACGTCGCGCCGTTGACGGGCGGCATTGCACACCTGGGCAAGGACAACGAAAACGGCGCGCGTCTCGCAGTCGAGGAGATCAACGCGAAGGGTCTCACGATCGGCGGCCAGAAGATCACGCTGCAACTCGATGCGCAGGATGACGCGGCCGACCCGCGCCAGGCCACGCAGGTTGCGCAGAAGCTCGTCGACGACAAGGTCGTCGCGGTGGTCGGCCACCTGAACTCGGGCACGTCGATCCCGGCCTCGAAGATCTACAGCGATGCGGGCATCGTGCAGATCTCGCCGTCGGCCACGAACCCGGCCTACACGCAGCAGGGCTTCAAGACCACGTACCGCGTGGTGGCCACCGATGCGCAGCAGGGCCCGGCGCTCGCGAACTACGCGCATTCGAAGGGCATCAAGAGCGTGGCGGTGGTCGACGATTCGACCGCCTACGGCCAGGGCCTCGCGAACGAGTTCGAGAAGAAGGCCAAGGCGCTCGGCCTGAAGGTGATGTCGCACGACGCGACGAACGACAAGGCGGTCGACTTCCGCGCGATTCTGACCAAGATCAAGGGCGAGAACCCGGACGCGATCATGTACGGCGGCATGGACGCCACCGGCGGCCCGTTCGCGAAACAGGCGAAGCAGCTCGGCCTGCGCGCGAAGATCTTCGCCGGCGACGGCGTGTGCACGGAAAAGCTGGCCGACCTGGCCGGCGACGCGACCGACAACGTGGTGTGCTCGGAAGCCGGTGCCTCGCTCGAGAAGATGGCGGGCGGCGCGGCGTTCAAGGCGAAGTACGAGAAGCGCTTCGGCCAGCCGATCCAGATCTACGCACCGTTCACGTATGACGCCGTGTACATCATCGCCGATGCGATGAAGCGCGCGAACTCGACGGATCCGGCGAAGATCCTCGCCGCGATGCCGGCGACGAACTACTCGGGCGTGATCGGCACGACGACCTTCGACTCGAAGGGCGACCTGCAGCACGGCGTGATCTCGCTGTACAACTACAAGAACGGCAAGAAGTCGCTGCTCGACGAAGTGAAGATGTAACGCAACAGGCGGTCAACAGAAGGGGTGAAAACGCGCATGCGGCCACGCATGCGCGTTTTCTTTTGGGCCGGCGCCAGCCGCGCCGTCAGATCTTCAGCCGCGCGAGCACTTTCGGCGCGACGGCCGCGACGAGCGCCGCGCACAGCGCGACGACGGACAGGCCGATCGTCAGGTTCGCGGCCTGCGCGACCGCGCCGATCGCGACCGGACCGAACAGCATGCCGAAATACGCGAGCCCGGCCACGTGCGCGAGCCCTTCGGCCGCGTGGATGCCTTCCACGCGCGCGGCCGCCGCGAACAGCACCGGCATCATGTTCGCGAGGCCGAGGCCCATCAGCGTGAAGCCGGTCAGCACCGCGGCCGGATACGGCAGCAACAGCGCACCGATCATTCCCGCACAGGCGAGCGACGCGCTCGCGAACACGAGCTGCGGCGCGCCGAAGCGGGCGCGCACGGCGTCGCCCGCGAAGCGCGCGATGGCCATCCCGCCGGAGAACGCGGCGTAGGCGGTGCTCGCGAGCGCGGGGCTCGCCGCGACGACGTCGCGCATGTAGACCGTCGCCCAGTCGTACATCGCGCCTTCGGCGATCAGCGCGACGAGCGCGATGCCGCCGAGCATCCACAGGGCGGGCGAGCGCCAGCGGTTGCCGCCGCCGTGCGCGTGTTCGTGGTGCGGCACATGCGGCAGCACCGACGGGCACGCGGCGACGAGCACTGCGGCGCTGACCGCCGCCGCGAGCGCGAGATGCACGGCCGGCGCCATGCCGGCCGACAGCAGCGCGCCGCCGGCGGCCGCGCCCGCCATCCCGCCGATGCTGAACATGCCGTGCAGCGACGACATGATCGGTTTGCCGATCGCGATCTCGACCGCGCTGGCCTCGGCGTTCATCGCGACGTCGAGCGTGGCCATCGAGAAGCCGAACAGCGCGAGCACGGCCAGCAGCATCCAGTAGTCGGGCACGACGAGAATCAGTGCCGCGCAGGCCGACATCACGAGCCCGCCCGCGAGGCACGCGGTGCGCGAGCCGACGCGCGCGATCCAGCGCGCGATGGTCAGCATCGCGGCGATCGAGCCGACGGCGACCGCGAACAGCGCGATCGACAGCAGCCCGGGGCTCAGCGCGAACTTGTCGCGCACGGTCGGCACATGCACGCCCCAGGACGCGAACATCATGCCGGCGACGAAGAACAGCGCCATCGACGCGGTGCGTGCGCGCTGGCGAACGGGGAGCGAAAGGGCGCGGTGCGCGGCGGGCGCGGCCGCGAGGTCGGGGGAGGATTCGGACACGTCAAGCTCTGCAGAGGAAAAATGATCGAACGCCCGAGACGTCGATCGGGATTCGTCCGATTCTATCGAACCGCTTACGATTTCGCTGGCGCGGTGCTTGTCACGAGTAACATCGATCCACCGCGGCGCGCACGATGCGCCGCTTTTCGACCGCAGGAGTCCTCTTGAACATCGATCCCGCTCTCGCCCTGCATCTGCTGCACCGCTGCGCGCTCGGCACGCTCGCCACCCATGCGCGCGATCCGCAGGGCTTCCCGTATCCGACGGTCGTTCCGTTTGCACCCGATGCAAGCCATCGTCCGGTGATCCTCGTGAGCAGCCTCGCGGAGCACACGCGCAACCTGGCCGCCGATCCGCGCGCGGGCTTCCTCGTCGTCGACGCCCCCGGCGGCGACGTGCTGAACGCCGAGCGCGCGACGCTGCTCGGCCGGTTCGTGCCGCTCGGCGACGATCCGCACGTCACCGCGCGCTACTTGCGCTACGAGCCGGACGCCGCACGCTTTCTGGCGCTCGGCGATTTCACGTTCTGGGCGCTCGACATCGAGCGGCTGCGCTACATCGGCGGTTTCGGGCGCATGGGCTGGGTCGACGGCACGGCGCTCGACCCGCGGGCGCCGCTCGCCTTCGACGAGGAACAGGCGTTATGGGACGCGTACGACGCCGCCGACGTGCGTCGCGCCGGGCTCGAATTGCTCGGCGTCGATCGTCACGGCGCCGACTGGCGGCACGACGGCCGGCGGATCCGCACCGCGTTCGACGCGCCGCAGACGGACACCGGCGCGCTGCGCACGCAACTGGTTGCATGCGCGCAACGTGTGGCGTGACGTCGCGGGCGTCGATTGTTTATTCCGTTGACTATACAAGTCGATTTTTCCGATCCTGTCGTCCGATGAAAGCTTCTATTTTTCTGAATGCAGGGTAATTGCGTATGCTGAAAGTCTTAATAGTCGCCAGCTTTTGTCCTAATCTCGCTGTAAGGACATGGAAAATTGAGAAATGGCCGCGACGACGCAAAATGACCCGGCCGAATGGCAATTCAACTCGGGATTTTCATTGAGTCCGCTTCATTCAATTCCGTTTTGTGTTAATCTCTGCCTTCGAAAATCCGAGGCACATATATTTCATGAATGGTGAGCTGGCTGCAGACCGGCGCCATTGGTCAGATAGAAAGGGAAACTATGTCTTCTTACAAGGACCTGCTGGCCCAGCGGGAGAAGCTGGAGAAGCAAATCGAAGAAGCGAAGTCGCGTGAATACGCTGAAGTGCTGAATGACGTGAAGCAGAAAATTGCCGACTACGGCTTTTCGCTCGCCGAACTCGGTCTCAGCCGCGCGAAGGCAGGCAAGGTCGGCCGTCCGCGCGCCGGCGTCGCCGCGAAATACCGCGATCCGGAAACGGGCGCGACGTGGTCGGGCCGCGGCAAGCCGCCGCGCTGGATCGCGGGCAAGAACCGCGAGCAGTTTGCAATCTGAGCGCCTGTTCGACAGCCTCGCGCTGAAAGGCCGCGTGTCCTTGACTGGAGCGCGGCCTTTTGTTTTGGCTGCCGCCGGCGCCCGCCGGCTGTCACGAAAATGTCACGATCGGTGTGAATGGAAATACGACCTGTTCGCATAAGCGATTGATTTAAATAAGAAATTTGGGGTTATCGGAATGGCGTGCAACGCGCCTTGGTAGAATCCGATATCACATCTCGTTATCTCATATTTCATGTCCACGTTTTCCGGCGACGCGCAGAGCGCAGATAAGCACGCGGTTGCACGCAAGAGCACGTTCGTCAGTATTGTGCTGAATGTCGTGCTCGCAACATTTCAGATCGTCGTCGGCGCGATTGCGCATTCGCAAGCATTGATTGCCGACGGGGTGCATTCGATTTCCGATTTGATCTCGGATTTTGTCGTGCTGGTTGCGAATCGGCATAGCGGCGCATCGCCGGACGCCGACCACAATTACGGGCACAGCCGCTACGAGACCGTCGCGTCGCTGTTTCTCGGCGCAATCCTGATTGCAGTCGGCGTCGGCATGCTGTGGCGGGCCGGCGACCGTCTCGTGCATCTCGAGGACATTCCGCCCGTGCATTTCAGTGCGCTGGTCGTCGCGCTGACGGTGCTCGTGTCGAAAGAGGCGCTGTTTCGCTACATGCTGCGCGAAGCACGGCGCGTGCGCTCGGCGATGCTCGTCGCGAATGCATGGCATGCGCGTTCGGATGCGGCCTCGTCGCTCGTCGTCGCGATCGGCATCGTCGGCAGCCTGGCCGGTGTGCGGCTGCTCGATCCGATCGCGGCGGCGATCGTCGGCTTCATGGTCGCGCGCATGGGCTGGACGTTCGGCTATGACGCGTTGCAGGACCTGTCGGATCGCGCACTCGACACCACCGACACGGCCGAGATTCGCGCGCTGCTCGCCGCGACGCCGGGCGTGCGTGACGTGCACGACCTGCGCACGCGCAAGATGGGCGACGCGGCGCTCGTCGACGCGCACATCCTCGTCGATCCGATGATCTCCGTCTCCGAAGGGCATTACATCGCGGAAACCGCACGTGCACGCGTGCTGCGCGACCCGCGCGTGCTCGACGCGCTGATCCACGTCGACCCCGAGAACGATGCGGCGCGCCGTCCGGCACTCGCGCTGCCGCCGCGCGGCGAGATCGCGGCGCGGCTCGAGGCCGCGCTCGCGCAGCGCGGCCTGCGCGCCGACACGGTGAATCTCCACTACCTGAGCACGGGGCTCGAGATCGACGTGACGCTCGCGGCCGATCCGCACGCAAGCGCCGATGCCGACGCGGCGCTTGCCGAGCGGCTCGACGTCGGCGCGCTGGCGCGCCAGTTCGGCGCGCGCCGGATCGGCTTCACGCGGGCGGTGCCGGAGCGTCCATGACGGGGAGCGGTTCGCGCTTAGAGCGGCAACTGCGTGTCGAACTTGATCTCGCGCAGCACGACACTCGTGCGCACTTGCGACACGGCGGGGATCTTGAAGATGCGCTCGTGCAGGAACACGTCGTAGGCCTTGATGTCCGGCGCGACGATCTTGAGGATGTAATCGGCCTCGCCGGTCGTGCTGTAGCACTCGGTGACTTCCGGGCAGGTCGCGATCTCGCGCTCGAACTGCTCGACGCCGCCTTCGTTGTGGCGCGTCAGGTGCACGTGCGCGAGCGCGCACACGTGCAGGCCGAGTTTCTCGCGATCGAGCAGCGCCGTGTAGCGCTGGATCACGCCCGACTGTTCCATGTCCTTGATGCGGCGCCAGCACGGCGTGCTCGACAGGCCGACCTGGTCGGAAATTTCCTGAACGGAACGGCGCGCGTCGAGCTGCAACAGGCGAAGGATTTTTTGCGAAAAGGAATCGAGCGTCACCTGCGCCTCCATGCGGCAGCAACAACATGCTGAATGTTAGAGGGCCGGGAAAGGAAAGGCAATCTGGCGTCGCGTTGCTGAGCGAGATTCGCTAATTTGCTCGTGGATCCGTGGGGTTTTGTCCCGCCCCCGCGTTTTCCGACCGATCGGTGTCCGACACCGCGAGGCCCGCGAGCGCGGCCTGCTGGCGGCGCAGGTCGGCGAGCATGTTGCAGAACAGCGCGCCTTGCTCGATCGCGTCGTCGAGCGCGACGTGCGTGTGCGGATGGTCGTCGAACCAGTGCTTCGGAAAGCGCGGCTTGATCGCCTTGCGGTACGGCAGGCCCGTCATCGCGAACGCGAGCGTCTTGATGTCGAGCGCGGACCACGAGAACGGGCAGCGCCCGGCGAAGCGCATCATGTACCAGAACATGAACGTGAAGTCGAAGCCGGCCGGCATCGCGACGAACACCGGCTTGCCGGGCAGCGCCTCGACCCAGTCGACGTACGCGACGAGCGCCGCCTCGGGCGCCTGCAGGTCGCGGCGGCACGCGGCCCATGCTTCGGGCTCGGTCTTCCACCATGCTTCCTGAACCGGGTGCGCGTGCGCGCCCGGCAGCGTCTCGAGGTTGGCCGAGAAGGTTGCGATCAGCTGCTTGTCCTCGGTATAGGCGGCCGACGCGAAGCTCAGCATCGAGTGCGGGCCGGGAATCGGGCCGTCGGCCTCGACGTCGGTGCTGACGTAGATTTCCGGGATGGCGGTCTGGTTCATCCGAATGCCTTGTCGGACACGAACGGGTTCGTGCGGCGCTCGTCGCCGAACGTCGACACCGGGCCGTGGCCCGGCACGAACGTCACGTCGTCGCCGAGCGGCCACAGCTTCTCCTTGATCGAGCGGACGAGATCCTCGTGATTGCCGCGCGGGAAATCGGTGCGGCCGATCGAGCCGGCGAACAGCACGTCGCCGACGATCGCGACGCGATGCGCGCGGCTGAAGAACACGACGTGGCCCGGCGTGTGGCCCGGGCAGTGATAGACCTCGAGCGTCTCGTCGCCGAACTGCACGGTGTCGCCGTCGTTCAGCCAGTGATCCGGCTCGAAGGTTTCGGCAGCCGGAAAGCCGAAGCGCTCGCTCTGCATCGGCAGCTTCTCGATCCAGAAGCGTTCTTCTTCCTGCGGCCCCTCGATCGGCACGCCGTAGTGCGTCGCGAGCGTCTTCGCGCCCGCGCAGTGATCGATGTGCCCGTGCGTGAGCAGCACCTTCTCGACCTGCACGTTCTGCCGCGCGACTTCCTGCTGGATCCGGTCGAGGTCGCCGCCCGGATCGACGACGGCGGCGCGGCCCGTTTTCTCGCAGACGAGCAGCGAGCAGTTCTGCTGGAACGGCGTGACCGGAATGAGCGTGACTTTCATGGAGGCACCGGCGGGTTGAAAGGTCCGATTGTACCGGGCGAACACGCGGCCGGTCGGCCGCGCCGCGTAGGCCGTGCGATGCGCTCGCGGGCATGCCGATTGTTACGGCCATGGCGAGAATCGATGGTGCGCCGACGGCGGTTTTCGAGACACGTTTTTGAATTCTGTATAATGGCGCGCATCCTGCGTGAAATTTACGCAATCCGCTGGTGTTCGAACCCCGATTGACACGGGGTCATGAGCACCGTCAAGCATCAGCCGCCGGGGAGTCCGGCGGTGTATCCAGCACCGAGCATTCGGTGCTCACGTCTTGTCCGGCCGGGCGCTGCGCGCCCGCCTGCGGCCCTGCTGCCGCGCCGCCGGATGAGGCCTGTGCCGCCGTTCCTGTGCGTCGGTCGTTTCGACGCGCGCGAACGTGAAAGCCATGTTCGATGGCGGCATGTGGGGTCTGGTCAGGCTGTTGGGGACAGGTTGCGCCAGACGTGAAAGCTAATCAGGACGGTTGCGGCATAGACGAAAGCCGCGCCCATGCTAGCCGCCTGCTCGCATCCGAGCGGGGCGTGCACGCATTTGCCGTCCGGGCCGTATAGCAATGTCGTGAAGACGCGGCCCGAACCAGAAGGCGACACGTCGATGAAATTTCGATTTCCGAGCCGATTCGGAACTTTGGCTGTATTTTTCGCGTTGACGGGCTGTGCGGTGCCACCCAGCCAGACCACCGGGAGCGCGAACCAGAAGAACGCGGTCAGGACGACCGCCGCCGCAGGCGCGGACAACAGCGTGCAACTGAATTTCGATTCCGCACTGGCGTCGATGCCGGCCGCCGACAGCAAGGAAGCCAAGGGCGCGTCGCTCGCCGATGCGCAGCCGATCGACGGCGCCGACGTATCCGACTTCCGCCAGACGGGCCGCGCGTCGTGGTACGGGCGCGATTTCCACGGCCGCCGCACCGCGAACGGCGAACGCTTCAACATGAACGCGCTCACCGCCGCGCACCGCACGCTGCCGCTGTCGTCGTACATCAAGGTGACGAATGCGTCGTCCGGCAAGTGGGTCGTCGTGAAGGTCAACGATCGCGGGCCGTTCAAGCGCGGCCGCGTGCTAGACCTGTCGTATGCCGCCGCGAAGATGATCGGCCTCGTGCACGCCGGCACGGGCCGCGTGAAG includes:
- a CDS encoding H-NS family nucleoid-associated regulatory protein is translated as MSSYKDLLAQREKLEKQIEEAKSREYAEVLNDVKQKIADYGFSLAELGLSRAKAGKVGRPRAGVAAKYRDPETGATWSGRGKPPRWIAGKNREQFAI
- a CDS encoding cation diffusion facilitator family transporter codes for the protein MSTFSGDAQSADKHAVARKSTFVSIVLNVVLATFQIVVGAIAHSQALIADGVHSISDLISDFVVLVANRHSGASPDADHNYGHSRYETVASLFLGAILIAVGVGMLWRAGDRLVHLEDIPPVHFSALVVALTVLVSKEALFRYMLREARRVRSAMLVANAWHARSDAASSLVVAIGIVGSLAGVRLLDPIAAAIVGFMVARMGWTFGYDALQDLSDRALDTTDTAEIRALLAATPGVRDVHDLRTRKMGDAALVDAHILVDPMISVSEGHYIAETARARVLRDPRVLDALIHVDPENDAARRPALALPPRGEIAARLEAALAQRGLRADTVNLHYLSTGLEIDVTLAADPHASADADAALAERLDVGALARQFGARRIGFTRAVPERP
- a CDS encoding Lrp/AsnC family transcriptional regulator, translated to MEAQVTLDSFSQKILRLLQLDARRSVQEISDQVGLSSTPCWRRIKDMEQSGVIQRYTALLDREKLGLHVCALAHVHLTRHNEGGVEQFEREIATCPEVTECYSTTGEADYILKIVAPDIKAYDVFLHERIFKIPAVSQVRTSVVLREIKFDTQLPL
- a CDS encoding MBL fold metallo-hydrolase, which produces MKVTLIPVTPFQQNCSLLVCEKTGRAAVVDPGGDLDRIQQEVARQNVQVEKVLLTHGHIDHCAGAKTLATHYGVPIEGPQEEERFWIEKLPMQSERFGFPAAETFEPDHWLNDGDTVQFGDETLEVYHCPGHTPGHVVFFSRAHRVAIVGDVLFAGSIGRTDFPRGNHEDLVRSIKEKLWPLGDDVTFVPGHGPVSTFGDERRTNPFVSDKAFG
- a CDS encoding septal ring lytic transglycosylase RlpA family protein, which codes for MKFRFPSRFGTLAVFFALTGCAVPPSQTTGSANQKNAVRTTAAAGADNSVQLNFDSALASMPAADSKEAKGASLADAQPIDGADVSDFRQTGRASWYGRDFHGRRTANGERFNMNALTAAHRTLPLSSYIKVTNASSGKWVVVKVNDRGPFKRGRVLDLSYAAAKMIGLVHAGTGRVKIEGLSPQEAREARDEMFASVSTK